The following are encoded in a window of Solidesulfovibrio magneticus RS-1 genomic DNA:
- a CDS encoding universal stress protein, whose translation MKTSIVCLDGSQPSFRALDRALDRVGCVPMDILAVCVVEALSFFDCDATDCETAFAAHLREPKAILAEAEEIARLRGVTIRTRWAPGRPAETVARIAREEGADAIYLGSRGKDDVENLLLGSVSMRLVQIAPCTVVVVR comes from the coding sequence ATGAAGACGAGCATCGTGTGCCTGGACGGCTCCCAGCCGTCGTTTCGCGCCCTGGATCGGGCCCTGGACCGGGTCGGCTGTGTGCCCATGGACATCCTGGCCGTGTGCGTGGTGGAAGCGCTGTCGTTTTTCGACTGCGACGCCACGGACTGCGAAACCGCCTTTGCCGCCCACCTGCGCGAACCCAAGGCCATCCTGGCCGAGGCCGAGGAAATCGCCCGGCTGCGCGGGGTGACCATCCGCACCCGCTGGGCGCCGGGCCGGCCGGCCGAGACCGTGGCCCGCATCGCCCGCGAGGAAGGAGCCGACGCCATCTACCTCGGCTCCCGGGGCAAGGACGACGTGGAAAACCTGCTCCTGGGCAGCGTGTCCATGCGCCTGGTCCAGATTGCCCCATGCACGGTGGTGGTGGTGCGCTAA
- a CDS encoding TOBE domain-containing protein yields MNEPKNAETGGKRFRAARIFSVPDDVKFLDTLELTRLSEAFSAWTARAGRPDVAVSRNRVRLIFLMLRHTGARLGEVLAINDRTDVNLESLSVMLGGGEDGPGREVQIPAELGEALAAVFDNPAYAGLRGTLFRLDQGHVRRKFYERAEECGFTKELVNPSTIRRSRAVELLRDDVPLPVVQRILGHSTADLTAAFLHLPEDQRRKVERQVLTRETRRTSARNAFFGRVAHIQRGDIQSIVTVESLGGHAVNSIITNESLKNLGITEGSFVTAEIKAPWVVLEACTDMPRSTAGNRFQGEVELLRLGELTSEAIVALSDGTRLCAVVTTQSARDLELHEGQKVWALFTAFAVVLHME; encoded by the coding sequence ATGAACGAGCCTAAAAACGCCGAGACCGGCGGCAAGCGGTTCCGGGCGGCCCGCATCTTTTCGGTGCCTGACGACGTCAAATTTTTAGACACCCTGGAGCTGACGCGACTGTCGGAAGCCTTCTCGGCCTGGACCGCCCGGGCCGGACGGCCCGACGTGGCCGTGTCGCGCAACCGGGTGCGCCTGATTTTTCTCATGCTGCGCCACACCGGGGCGCGCCTGGGCGAGGTGCTGGCCATAAACGACCGCACCGACGTCAACCTGGAGAGCCTGTCGGTGATGCTGGGCGGCGGCGAGGACGGCCCGGGCCGCGAGGTCCAGATTCCGGCCGAACTAGGCGAGGCCCTGGCCGCCGTTTTTGACAACCCGGCCTACGCCGGCCTGCGCGGCACGCTGTTTCGCCTGGACCAGGGCCATGTGCGCCGCAAGTTCTACGAGCGGGCCGAGGAATGCGGCTTCACCAAGGAGCTCGTCAATCCGAGCACCATCCGCCGGTCGCGGGCCGTGGAGCTCTTGCGCGACGACGTGCCACTGCCCGTGGTCCAACGCATCCTGGGGCATTCCACGGCCGACCTCACGGCCGCCTTTCTCCATCTGCCCGAGGACCAGCGGCGCAAGGTCGAACGGCAGGTGCTCACCCGGGAAACCCGGCGCACCAGCGCCCGAAACGCCTTCTTCGGCCGGGTGGCCCACATCCAGCGCGGCGACATCCAGTCCATCGTCACCGTCGAGAGCCTGGGCGGCCATGCCGTCAATTCCATCATCACCAACGAAAGCCTTAAAAACCTCGGCATCACCGAAGGCAGCTTCGTCACGGCCGAGATCAAGGCCCCGTGGGTGGTGCTGGAGGCCTGCACGGACATGCCCCGATCCACGGCCGGCAACCGGTTCCAGGGCGAGGTGGAGCTTTTGCGCCTGGGCGAGCTGACCAGCGAAGCCATCGTGGCCCTGTCCGACGGCACGCGCCTGTGCGCCGTGGTCACCACCCAAAGCGCCCGGGATCTGGAACTGCACGAAGGGCAAAAAGTCTGGGCCCTTTTCACCGCTTTTGCCGTGGTGCTCCACATGGAGTAA
- a CDS encoding RidA family protein translates to MAKQIVVAEGSSPPIGPYSLGVWAGDLLFVSGQTPIDPATGTVASDNVVEQAHQTIKNVRAILEAAGLTLDNVVKATVFIKNMNDFAAINDVYASYFQKPYPARSCVEVARLPRDVLVEIEVVASR, encoded by the coding sequence ATGGCCAAACAGATCGTCGTCGCCGAAGGCTCCTCGCCGCCCATCGGCCCCTATTCCCTGGGCGTGTGGGCCGGGGATCTCCTTTTTGTGTCCGGCCAGACCCCCATCGACCCGGCCACCGGAACCGTGGCCTCGGACAACGTCGTCGAGCAGGCCCACCAGACCATCAAAAACGTGCGCGCCATCCTCGAAGCCGCCGGGCTGACTCTGGACAACGTGGTCAAGGCCACGGTCTTCATCAAGAACATGAACGACTTCGCCGCCATAAACGACGTCTACGCCAGCTATTTCCAAAAACCCTACCCGGCCCGTTCCTGCGTGGAAGTGGCCCGGCTGCCCCGGGACGTGCTGGTGGAGATCGAGGTGGTGGCCTCGCGCTAA
- a CDS encoding outer membrane homotrimeric porin — protein MKTMKSLALAAALLMGATTLAHAATEVKMTGDARVYGNFFEGRNFTGWNKTGTKTEDNFEIWERFRLRSDFIANEGVKFRLGIKVEDTWGHGTFTAANPETAVQVDLAYLQFKYPGTDIEITAGLQDVNLPQSSMFYMSPVWSDKMAALTIKAPLIENTLSVLTGFGRLIDTNRTYDTTTTQVADELDAYFLALPVTIEGFKATPWGMVSVAGRNTDYAYKDTTDVAEWGNNFNNTLMSAASAANRTSATGLGRWKNDQNPYYWVGGAFEVTALDPVKFYADVIYGAGAAGDTKAAKREGWMVDAGAEYTGFDMVTPQVFAFWSTGEDKSTSNGSERMPYMRSYWGPGNSFLFDNSQELGKGSNMYVSPVGNYGIGASLNKMTFIENLTHRLTFVYLRGNNSARAIRYARTYLSNSYFSMGHDLTTNEYLMGLNFDTKYMIYENLAAVLETGWAHGQFQESVWGHRMVSQADSLGNNAWKVAFGLTYKF, from the coding sequence ATGAAGACGATGAAAAGCCTAGCCCTGGCCGCCGCCCTGCTCATGGGCGCGACGACCCTGGCCCATGCCGCCACGGAAGTGAAGATGACCGGCGACGCCCGCGTCTACGGCAACTTCTTCGAGGGCCGCAACTTCACCGGCTGGAACAAGACCGGCACCAAGACCGAGGACAACTTCGAAATCTGGGAGCGCTTCCGCCTGCGCTCGGACTTCATCGCCAACGAAGGCGTGAAGTTCCGTCTGGGCATCAAGGTGGAAGACACCTGGGGCCACGGCACCTTTACCGCCGCCAACCCCGAAACCGCCGTTCAGGTCGATCTGGCCTACCTGCAGTTCAAGTACCCGGGCACCGACATCGAAATCACCGCCGGTCTCCAGGACGTGAACCTGCCGCAGTCCAGCATGTTCTACATGAGCCCGGTGTGGTCCGACAAAATGGCCGCCCTGACCATCAAGGCGCCGCTTATTGAAAACACCCTGTCGGTGCTGACCGGTTTTGGCCGCCTCATCGACACCAACCGCACCTACGACACCACCACCACCCAGGTGGCCGACGAGCTCGACGCCTACTTCCTGGCCCTGCCCGTCACCATCGAAGGCTTCAAGGCCACGCCTTGGGGCATGGTTTCGGTGGCCGGCCGCAACACCGACTACGCCTACAAGGACACCACCGACGTGGCCGAGTGGGGCAACAACTTCAACAACACCCTGATGTCGGCCGCCAGCGCCGCCAACCGGACCAGCGCCACGGGCCTGGGCCGTTGGAAGAACGACCAGAACCCCTACTACTGGGTCGGCGGCGCGTTTGAAGTGACCGCCCTGGATCCGGTCAAGTTCTACGCCGACGTGATCTACGGGGCCGGCGCCGCCGGCGACACCAAGGCCGCCAAGCGCGAAGGCTGGATGGTCGACGCCGGCGCGGAATACACCGGCTTCGACATGGTCACGCCCCAGGTGTTCGCCTTCTGGTCCACGGGCGAAGACAAGTCCACGAGCAACGGTTCCGAGCGCATGCCCTACATGCGGTCCTACTGGGGTCCGGGCAACAGCTTCCTGTTCGACAACAGCCAGGAGCTGGGCAAGGGTTCCAACATGTACGTGTCGCCCGTGGGCAACTACGGCATCGGCGCGTCGCTCAACAAGATGACCTTCATCGAGAACCTGACCCACCGCCTGACCTTCGTCTACCTGCGCGGCAACAACTCGGCCCGGGCCATCCGTTACGCCCGGACCTACCTCAGCAACAGCTACTTCTCCATGGGCCACGACCTGACCACCAACGAGTACCTCATGGGCCTGAACTTCGACACGAAGTACATGATCTATGAAAACCTCGCCGCGGTCCTGGAAACCGGCTGGGCCCACGGCCAGTTCCAGGAAAGCGTCTGGGGCCACCGCATGGTGAGCCAGGCCGACAGCCTCGGCAACAACGCCTGGAAAGTGGCCTTCGGCCTGACCTACAAGTTCTAG
- a CDS encoding acyl-CoA dehydratase activase: MSEVAGLDVGSRAIKLVVRREGETILSRRLPTTFDPAGQLRQLFADGVPKRLAVTGYGRELARELYPTARAVTEIKAHALGGASLFPQAATLLDIGGQDTKAIALLPGGRVGRFEMNDRCAAGTGKFLEYVATAFGLSVAAFAALALTGDDPPLISSMCTVFAETEATTLMARGVSQANIALGLHKAVAGRTLAMLGRVGLTPPVVFVGGVAQNPCLVRLVAEAVGFDVLVPEAPDMTGALGAALWLAAETP; encoded by the coding sequence GTGAGCGAGGTCGCGGGCCTGGACGTCGGCTCGCGGGCCATCAAACTGGTGGTGCGGCGGGAGGGGGAAACCATCCTCTCCCGCCGCCTGCCCACCACCTTCGACCCTGCCGGCCAGCTGCGGCAACTCTTTGCGGACGGTGTGCCCAAGCGTCTGGCCGTCACCGGCTACGGCCGGGAGCTGGCCCGGGAGCTGTACCCAACGGCCCGCGCCGTCACCGAGATCAAGGCCCACGCGCTGGGGGGCGCAAGCCTTTTTCCCCAGGCCGCGACCCTGCTCGACATCGGCGGCCAGGACACCAAGGCCATCGCGCTTCTGCCCGGCGGCCGGGTCGGCCGCTTCGAAATGAACGACCGCTGCGCCGCCGGCACGGGCAAGTTCCTGGAGTACGTGGCCACGGCCTTTGGCCTGTCGGTTGCCGCCTTTGCCGCCCTGGCCCTTACCGGCGACGATCCGCCGCTGATCAGTTCCATGTGCACGGTCTTTGCCGAGACCGAGGCCACCACCCTCATGGCCCGGGGCGTGTCCCAGGCCAACATCGCCCTTGGGCTGCACAAGGCCGTGGCCGGCCGCACCCTGGCCATGCTCGGCCGGGTGGGGCTGACCCCGCCCGTGGTCTTTGTCGGCGGCGTGGCCCAAAATCCCTGCCTCGTGCGGCTGGTGGCCGAGGCCGTGGGCTTTGATGTGCTCGTGCCCGAAGCCCCGGACATGACCGGCGCTTTGGGCGCGGCCCTGTGGCTGGCCGCCGAGACGCCTTAA
- a CDS encoding double-cubane-cluster-containing anaerobic reductase, which produces MSDAAHKAMWEKLDLDIEAHDGLLAVLGKFYGDIYLSQEGRLKGAEYLDFVLSEVHGLRIKEIQDAKAAGKKVVGTFCVFVPEELTLAAGAVQVGLCAGAKAGTELAETLVPRGTCDLIKSFVGFKLARLCPYTESCDLIVGETTCDGKKKAYEAFSQLANMHIMEVPQCKAPCDMTLFRSELVRYKEALETLTGNAITAAALAEATKVVNAKRRALQRLSALRAADPAPISGRDALLINQISFYDDPVRFTAKINELCDEIEARVAAGQGVAPKKTPRLLLAGCPMAVPNWKLPYLIESSGAVIVGEESCIGERNTRDLTDETPADLDGMLDALAARYMQIDCACFTPNDERLDNIAALAKRLNADGVVHYGLLFCQPYAHEAMKVGKAMTAAGIPYLAIETDYGMEDAGQLKTRVEAFVETLA; this is translated from the coding sequence ATGAGCGACGCGGCCCACAAGGCCATGTGGGAAAAACTCGACCTCGACATCGAGGCCCACGACGGATTGCTGGCGGTTTTGGGCAAATTCTATGGCGACATCTACCTGTCCCAGGAAGGACGCCTCAAGGGCGCTGAATACCTCGATTTCGTCCTGTCCGAAGTCCATGGGCTGCGCATCAAGGAAATCCAGGACGCCAAGGCCGCCGGCAAGAAAGTTGTCGGCACGTTTTGCGTGTTCGTGCCCGAGGAGCTGACCCTGGCCGCCGGCGCGGTCCAGGTCGGGCTGTGCGCCGGGGCCAAGGCCGGCACGGAGCTGGCCGAAACGCTCGTGCCGCGCGGCACCTGCGACCTCATCAAATCCTTTGTCGGCTTCAAGCTGGCCCGGCTGTGCCCCTACACCGAATCCTGCGACCTCATCGTGGGCGAGACCACCTGCGACGGCAAGAAAAAGGCCTACGAGGCGTTTTCCCAGCTCGCCAACATGCACATCATGGAAGTGCCCCAGTGCAAGGCCCCGTGCGATATGACGCTATTTCGCTCGGAACTCGTGCGCTACAAGGAGGCGCTGGAGACGCTCACCGGCAACGCCATCACCGCCGCCGCCCTGGCCGAGGCCACCAAGGTCGTCAACGCCAAGCGCCGGGCCTTGCAGCGCCTCTCCGCCCTGCGCGCCGCCGATCCGGCCCCCATTTCCGGCCGCGACGCCCTGCTGATCAACCAGATAAGCTTCTACGACGATCCGGTGCGGTTCACGGCCAAGATCAACGAACTGTGCGACGAGATCGAGGCCCGGGTCGCCGCCGGCCAGGGCGTGGCCCCCAAAAAGACGCCGCGCCTGCTGCTGGCCGGCTGTCCAATGGCCGTGCCCAACTGGAAGCTGCCCTATCTCATCGAAAGCTCGGGCGCGGTCATCGTGGGCGAGGAGTCCTGCATCGGCGAGCGCAACACCCGCGACCTCACCGACGAGACCCCGGCCGACCTGGACGGCATGCTCGACGCCCTGGCCGCGCGCTACATGCAAATAGACTGCGCCTGTTTTACCCCCAACGACGAGCGCCTGGACAACATCGCCGCCCTGGCCAAGCGCCTAAACGCCGACGGCGTCGTCCACTACGGCCTGCTCTTCTGCCAGCCCTACGCCCACGAGGCCATGAAGGTGGGCAAGGCCATGACGGCCGCCGGCATCCCCTATCTGGCCATCGAGACGGACTACGGCATGGAAGACGCCGGCCAGCTCAAGACCCGGGTCGAGGCTTTCGTGGAGACCCTGGCGTGA